A stretch of Macadamia integrifolia cultivar HAES 741 chromosome 7, SCU_Mint_v3, whole genome shotgun sequence DNA encodes these proteins:
- the LOC122084694 gene encoding cytokinin riboside 5'-monophosphate phosphoribohydrolase LOG1-like yields the protein MKTFPFMEKENQEEQENQAMMRSSSRFKRVCVFCGSCPGKKPSYQVAAIQLGNELVERNIDLVYGGGSVRLMGLVSQAVHNGGRHVLGVIPKTLMPKEITGETIGEVKVVSGMHQRKAEMARQADAFIALPGGYGTLEELLEVITWAQLGIHDKPVGLLNVDGYYNSLLSFIDKAVDEGFITPAARHIIVSAQTAHDLMSKLEEYTPKHNGVASKLSWEMEQQLGYSTKSDIAR from the exons ATGAAGACTTTTCCTTTTATGGAAAAGGAGAAccaagaagaacaagaaaaccaGGCTATGATGAGATCCAGCTCTAGGTTCAAACGTGTCTGCGTTTTTTGTGGGAGCTGCCCAGGCAAGAAACCCAGTTATCAGGTTGCTGCAATACAACTTGGGAACGAACTG GTTGAAAGGAACATCGACTTGGTTTATGGGGGAGGCAGTGTACGTCTGATGGGTCTCGTCTCCCAAGCAGTTCACAATGGTGGTCGCCACGTGTTAgg GGTAATCCCCAAGACCCTCATGCCTAAAGAG ATAACTGGAGAAACTATTGGGGAAGTGAAAGTTGTGTCCGGAATGCACCAGAGAAAAGCCGAAATGGCTCGTCAGGCTGATGCTTTTATCGCCTTGCCAG GTGGATATGGGACATTAGAAGAACTTCTGGAAGTGATCACTTGGGCTCAATTGGGAATCCATGATAAGCCG GTGGGGTTGTTGAACGTCGATGGGTATTACAACTCGCTCTTATCTTTCATAGACAAAGCAGTGGATGAAGGCTTCATTACGCCGGCAGCCCGTCACATTATTGTTTCTGCCCAAACAGCCCATGACCTTATGTCCAAGCTTGAG GAATACACCCCCAAGCACAATGGAGTCGCATCTAAGCTGAGTTGGGAGATGGAGCAACAGTTAGGATACTCAACCAAGTCAGACATCGCCCGTTGA
- the LOC122083509 gene encoding mogroside IE synthase-like translates to METVEQTHEAHVLVVILSIQGHINPLLQFSKRLFSKGIKVRLAITTSVAKSMHTKVCPISFETFSDGYDDGFKKEDGIESYLERSKLVGSQTLGDLIKKLERLGNPISCVVYDSFYPWVLDVAKQFNLPGASFFTQSCAVCNIYYHVQQGLLKVPVDSPTVSIPGLPLLAIADLPSFVSVYGSHPGVRTIILNQFSNIDKADWLLFNTFDRLEDEVVKWMSNLWPIKTVGPTVPSIYLDKRIEKDKDYGLDLFDPRSEICMNWLNKRETNSVIYVSFGSTASVAEEQMKEIAWALKGGNKYFLWVVRESEKRKLPSDFAEEVWEKGLVVQWCPQLEVLSHKAVGCFVTHCGWNSTLESLCLGIPMVELPQWSDQTTNAKFVEDEWEVGLRTKVDENGISRREEIEVCIREVTEGEKGKEMRMKCDKWKQLAKEAVDEGGSSDKNIEEFIRSMLCTIR, encoded by the exons ATGGAGACAGTAGAGCAAACCCATGAGGCTCATGTTCTAGTTGTCATCTTGTCCATTCAAGGCCACATAAACCCACTTCTTCAGTTCTCAAAGAGACTCTTCTCCAAAGGTATCAAGGTCAGACTAGCCATTACCACCTCTGTTGCCAAGTCCATGCACACCAAAGTTTGCCCTATTAGTTTTGAGACATTCTCTGATGGCTATGATGATGGGTTTAAGAAAGAAGATGGAATTGAAAGCTATCTTGAGAGATCTAAACTTGTTGGGTCACAAACCTTAGGGGATCTCATCAAGAAACTTGAAAGGTTGGGTAATCCTATTAGTTGTGTTGTTTATGATTCATTCTATCCATGGGTTCTTGATGTAGCTAAACAATTCAACTTGCCTGGTGCTTCTTTCTTCACCCAATCGTGTGCTGTCTGCAACATTTACTACCATGTTCAACAAGGTCTACTGAAGGTACCTGTGGATTCTCCAACAGTTTCCATTCCAGGATTGCCACTGCTTGCTATTGCTGATTTGCCATCTTTTGTTTCTGTCTATGGATCCCACCCTGGAGTTCGTACCATAATCTTGAATCAGTTCTCCAACATTGATAAAGCTGATTGGCTTCTCTTCAACACATTTGACAGGTTAGAGGATGAG GTggtcaaatggatgtcaaatctCTGGCCAATCAAGACAGTTGGACCAACTGTACCTTCTATTTATCTAGACAAGAGGATTGAAAAAGACAAAGATTATGGTCTTGACCTTTTTGACCCAAGGAGTGAAATCTGCATGAACTGGCTAAACAAGAGGGAAACTAATTCTGTCATCTATGTTTCTTTTGGAAGCACTGCTTCAGTTGCTGAAGAACAGATGAAGGAAATAGCATGGGCTCTTAAGGGGGGAAACAAGTATTTCTTATGGGTAGTGAGGGAATCAGAGAAAAGAAAGCTTCCTAGTGATTTTGCAGAAGAAGTATGGGAGAAGGGGTTGGTGGTGCAATGGTGCCCTCAGTTGGAGGTGTTGTCCCACAAGGCTGTGGGATGTTTTGTTACACATTGTGGATGGAATTCAACGCTGGAGTCATTGTGCTTAGGTATACCAATGGTGGAGTTGCCACAATGGAGTGATCAGACCACGAATGCGAAGTTTGTTGAGGATGAATGGGAAGTAGGACTGAGAACTAAGGTTGATGAAAATGGGATTtcgagaagagaagaaatagaggtCTGTATAAGGGAAGTTACagagggagagaaaggaaaagaaatgagaATGAAGTGTGATAAGTGGAAACAACTTGCCAAAGAAGCAGTAGATGAAGGTGGAAGTTCAGATAAGAACATTGAAGAATTCATCCGGAGTATGTTATGCACTATAAGGTGA